The following nucleotide sequence is from Zingiber officinale cultivar Zhangliang chromosome 10A, Zo_v1.1, whole genome shotgun sequence.
AATTGGGAAAGCTAGCGAATGATGCATGGATGCACTGCGGTGCCTGCCTACCTGCCAGGTACGGGAAGATCTACCGGTCGAATCTCTTCGGCTATCCGACGATCGTGTCGGCGGACGTAGGGCTGAACAAGTTCGTACTGCAGAACGAAGGGAAGCTATTTGAGTGCAGCTACCCGAGCAGCATCGGTGGCATCCTGGGGAAATGGGCGATGCTGGTTCAAGTCGGTGACATGCACCTCAAAATGCGAATGATCGCGTTCAACTTCACGAACAACGCCAGTCTCCGATCCCGACTCTTGCCGGAGGTCGAGCGCCACTCCCTTCTCGTGCTTCGTTCCTGGATTCATGGCTCCACTTTCTCGGCACTagaagaagctaagaaagtacgtattaaaaaattaatctctctgtttttcttttctttttaacatGAATCGAGAAGGGTTCATTAATTTGATTGGATTTTCTCTTCAGTTTACCTTCAATATGATGGCAAAAAATATGCTCAGCATGGATCCGTACGAAGCAAAGACAGATAAGTTGAGATTGGAGTACATAACCTTCATGAAAGGAGTGATATCTGCACCTCTAAAAATTCCCGGGACTCCATACTGGAAGGCCTTGAAGGTATATGCATATCATCATCCATTACAAtacattattatttatttttaattgtcCAGACATAATCATAAATATCACTTGATTTTTATGGATAATTAATAACTGGATAGCTACTCTGACTCACCTTAATTATAATTGGACATGATTGCGAAGAtctaatatctttttttttaatcattttcacTAATTTGCATGCTTTCCTTGATAAAAATATACCACGACCTCTGCTTGATTTGCAGTCGCGATCAAACATTCTCAGTGTGATTGAAGAAAAAATGCAAGAAAGAACGCGACAGATGAGAGAGCAGAGAGACGAGGAGGTGGATGATCTCCTTAGTTGGTGTCTAAAGCACTCTGATCTGTCCAAAGAGCAGACCCTCGACCTTTTGCTCACCCTACTATTTGCAGGCCATGAAACCTCGTCGGTAGCCTTGACTTCAGCTATATTCTTCTTGGGGAGTTGCCCGAAAGCTGTTCGACAACTCCAGGTAATTAGGACTACTCATCAaacaatatataatataaatgaGACTGTAATTTTATATGCCTATATATTACTAGGAGGAGCACAGTGAAATAGAACGTAAGAAGCTACAAAGAGCAGAGTCGAGTTTAACTTGGGAAGACTACAAAGAGATGGAATTCACTCAATGCGTAAGCGCTTTCATCAGTTAATTACTGGAGTTTATTGTTAATTAATTAGTATTCTCTCTAAGTTAATCTACTTAATGAACGAAGGTTATAAACGAGACCCTGCGACTTAGCAACGTCGTAAAGTTCGTGCATAGAAAAGCTCTTCGAGATGTAGAATATAAAGGTAAACGACACAGTATAGATTTTTCTCTCGACGTCAATTTTGCTGATAAGTATATTTACGTACTTCTTGCATGATCAATTGACGAGATTAATGAACATATTAAGGGTACAAGATTCCGCGGGGATGGAAAATTCTGCCTGTTTTTGCTACAGTTCACTTGGATTCTTCTGTGTATGATGATCCTCATCAGTTCAACCCATGGAGGTGGGAGGTGAGTCctgattaatttatttattaaatttacgGTACTCACAAAATTTCCGTAATTAATAATGACAGTACATTTGCAACGTAATGATTTGGATAGCATTATATCATCATTCAAGAGAAACAATACTTATGCATAGGTGTGATACACACTGCACACAAGATGGAACTCCGCTCTGGCAGAATTAAATTGTCCTAAACAACGAAGTGATTCTATCCATCTCATATGCCCGACGCCATATAAAAGTTTAATGTCTTTTATGTTTTGTTCTTGTCAATCTAACAAACAAAATGACGAACACTTTGCGTGCAGAAAAACAACGTGACAGCGACGACGACGAACAACTTGATGCCTTTTGGCGGCGGGACGCGTCTGTGTACTGGCTCGGAGCTCGCAAAGCTCGAGCTGGCGGTCTTCCTGCACCACCTCGTGCTGAGATACAGATGGGAGTTGGCTGAGCCGGATCAGCCGTTTGCATTCCCCTTCGTTGAGTTCCCGAAAGGACTCCCCATCAAAGTCTACTCCATTTGaacaaattaaatataaattattagaCGAAAACAATTTGAAACTTATCTCCTGAATAAgtgtatttaatttttttgttttttgtttttaatgATTTACCCTTCTAAAATGTATGATGTCGTGACTGCAATAAGTAAATTGAGGATGAAAACTGATATTAATCGGTAAAACAATTGAGGATGCAATTTTACTATATGATTTGATTATCATATAGTAAAATTGTAAATTGGAGTAAGGGCCTGATTTATCTCTCTCTACATATAGTTAGAGGACTGATTATGTATGTGAAGTGCATGTATGACCTTTTACAGACGGTATAACCGTTAACAAACGGGTGTCATTGTCTTATATTAGTTTTGATTAATTGAAGATGAAGATTCGAATAAACTAAATATTCaaatactaaaataaataaaatagatttCATATGACTCACTAGATATAAAATTAATACTATCTAAACATTCAAAAAGTTAAATATATGATgtcaattaaaaaaatctaaatattgGCATGATGTA
It contains:
- the LOC122027838 gene encoding cytochrome P450 90B2-like isoform X1, translating into MSKFHEISFYFLLVLLTLTVFLSVKKWKRKPLNLPPGRQGWPFVGETFGYLKPHPANSVGQFMEQHISRYGKIYRSNLFGYPTIVSADVGLNKFVLQNEGKLFECSYPSSIGGILGKWAMLVQVGDMHLKMRMIAFNFTNNASLRSRLLPEVERHSLLVLRSWIHGSTFSALEEAKKFTFNMMAKNMLSMDPYEAKTDKLRLEYITFMKGVISAPLKIPGTPYWKALKSRSNILSVIEEKMQERTRQMREQRDEEVDDLLSWCLKHSDLSKEQTLDLLLTLLFAGHETSSVALTSAIFFLGSCPKAVRQLQEEHSEIERKKLQRAESSLTWEDYKEMEFTQCVINETLRLSNVVKFVHRKALRDVEYKGYKIPRGWKILPVFATVHLDSSVYDDPHQFNPWRWEKNNVTATTTNNLMPFGGGTRLCTGSELAKLELAVFLHHLVLRYRWELAEPDQPFAFPFVEFPKGLPIKVYSI
- the LOC122027838 gene encoding cytochrome P450 90B2-like isoform X2, with product MTVLNFPVEFLLVLLTLTVFLSVKKWKRKPLNLPPGRQGWPFVGETFGYLKPHPANSVGQFMEQHISRYGKIYRSNLFGYPTIVSADVGLNKFVLQNEGKLFECSYPSSIGGILGKWAMLVQVGDMHLKMRMIAFNFTNNASLRSRLLPEVERHSLLVLRSWIHGSTFSALEEAKKFTFNMMAKNMLSMDPYEAKTDKLRLEYITFMKGVISAPLKIPGTPYWKALKSRSNILSVIEEKMQERTRQMREQRDEEVDDLLSWCLKHSDLSKEQTLDLLLTLLFAGHETSSVALTSAIFFLGSCPKAVRQLQEEHSEIERKKLQRAESSLTWEDYKEMEFTQCVINETLRLSNVVKFVHRKALRDVEYKGYKIPRGWKILPVFATVHLDSSVYDDPHQFNPWRWEKNNVTATTTNNLMPFGGGTRLCTGSELAKLELAVFLHHLVLRYRWELAEPDQPFAFPFVEFPKGLPIKVYSI